A single genomic interval of Lewinellaceae bacterium harbors:
- a CDS encoding ABC transporter permease gives MQKLAIAIQWDLLRQFRYNIIYAAILVTIIYILVLLNLPENPYREKILVFLIFNDPAALGMLFAGSLFLFERSENTLQALWVTPLPHRYYVASKTLTLTLVAVLSSLAMALAGHGWAFQYFYFIAGIGLTASLYTLLGMAAVASCRNFNQYLLRVAGILLPTSLPFLNFFGITDTLWWYLLPSQGGLLLLEAAFLPVDGWRIAYSLLYLGLWNAGAFWLSVYILKERAKF, from the coding sequence ATGCAAAAATTAGCCATCGCCATACAGTGGGACCTGCTCCGGCAGTTTCGGTACAACATCATCTATGCTGCCATTCTGGTCACCATCATCTATATTCTGGTCCTGCTCAACCTGCCGGAGAACCCCTACCGGGAAAAGATCCTCGTCTTTCTCATTTTTAACGACCCGGCCGCCCTGGGCATGTTGTTTGCCGGCTCCCTTTTCCTCTTTGAACGCAGCGAGAACACCCTGCAGGCTTTGTGGGTGACGCCATTGCCGCACCGTTATTATGTGGCTTCCAAAACCCTGACCCTGACCCTGGTCGCGGTGCTTTCCAGCCTGGCCATGGCGCTTGCCGGCCACGGATGGGCCTTTCAGTATTTTTATTTTATCGCCGGCATCGGGCTGACGGCTTCTCTCTACACCTTGTTGGGCATGGCGGCGGTAGCTTCCTGCCGGAATTTCAACCAGTACCTGCTGAGGGTGGCCGGCATACTGCTGCCTACTTCTCTGCCTTTTCTCAACTTTTTCGGGATCACCGATACGCTTTGGTGGTATCTCCTGCCTTCCCAGGGGGGCTTGTTGCTGCTGGAGGCCGCCTTCCTGCCGGTAGACGGATGGCGGATAGCCTATTCGCTTTTATACCTGGGGTTGTGGAATGCCGGCGCCTTCTGGCTGTCGGTGTATATTTTAAAAGAACGAGCAAAATTTTAG
- a CDS encoding ABC transporter ATP-binding protein translates to MISVSNLSFTYPKTKNPAVEGVSFEVPKGEIFGFLGPSGAGKSTTQKILIRLLQGYHGDIRLMGKPLEQWDKSFYNHVGVGFELPNHFGKLTALENLRFFGAFYDRPLRDPMELLSRVGLEEDAHKRVSEFSKGMKMRLNFVRAIMHSPELLFFDEPTSGLDPVNARRIKDLILEQRQEGKTVFLTTHVMHDADELCHRIAFIVDGKIALIDSPKALKLKYGRRLVKVEYLNGTVREEEFPIDGIGSNDSFLRILREEEVQTIHTEEATLDDIFIEVTGTRLQ, encoded by the coding sequence ATGATATCCGTTTCCAATCTGTCGTTCACCTATCCCAAAACCAAGAACCCGGCGGTGGAGGGTGTCAGCTTTGAGGTGCCGAAGGGGGAGATTTTCGGCTTTCTGGGGCCCAGTGGCGCCGGCAAGAGCACCACTCAGAAGATACTGATCCGCCTGTTGCAGGGCTACCATGGAGATATCCGGCTGATGGGCAAGCCACTGGAGCAATGGGATAAATCCTTCTACAATCACGTTGGCGTTGGCTTCGAACTGCCCAACCATTTTGGCAAGCTGACCGCGCTGGAAAACCTCCGTTTTTTTGGGGCTTTTTACGACCGCCCGCTGCGCGACCCGATGGAATTGCTGAGCCGGGTAGGCCTGGAAGAAGATGCCCACAAGCGAGTCAGTGAATTTTCCAAGGGCATGAAGATGCGGCTCAACTTCGTCCGCGCCATCATGCACAGCCCGGAGCTGCTCTTTTTTGACGAGCCCACCTCCGGCCTTGACCCGGTCAATGCCCGGCGCATCAAAGACCTGATCCTCGAGCAGCGCCAGGAAGGCAAGACCGTCTTCCTCACCACGCACGTGATGCACGACGCCGACGAACTCTGCCACCGCATCGCCTTTATCGTCGACGGAAAGATTGCGCTCATCGATTCGCCCAAAGCCCTGAAGCTGAAGTACGGGCGCCGCCTGGTCAAAGTGGAATACCTCAACGGGACGGTGCGGGAAGAAGAATTTCCCATCGACGGGATTGGCAGCAACGACAGCTTCCTGCGCATCCTCCGGGAAGAGGAGGTGCAGACCATCCATACCGAAGAAGCTACCCTGGACGATATTTTTATCGAAGTTACCGGAACCAGGCTTCAGTAG